Proteins from a genomic interval of Luteibacter pinisoli:
- the serA gene encoding phosphoglycerate dehydrogenase, with the protein MKRTSYPKEDIKVLLLEGVSRSALDTFRQAGYTQIEFHEKSLPEDELRERIADAHIVGIRSRTHLSAEVLAEARRLIAVGCFCIGTNQVDSAEAERLGVPVFNAPYSNTRSVAELVIAETIMLMRRIPEKNAECHRGGWSKSAAGSFEVRDKVLGIVGYGHIGTQVGVLAESLGMRVIFHDIEAKLSLGNARPASSLDDLLERADVVTLHVPETAQTKLMIGAAEIARLRPGSMLVNASRGTVVDIDALAAALRSKHLAGAAIDVFPVEPKGNDDPFVSPLVGMDNVILTPHVGGSTGEAQENIGIEVASKLVRYSDNGSTLSAINFPEVSLPGHPTSRRLLHIHRNIPGVLSRVNEVFSRAAVNIDGQYLQTSAQVGYVVIDVTTTEEHAAALKDELAAIDGTLRARVLY; encoded by the coding sequence ATGAAGCGCACGTCGTACCCCAAAGAGGACATCAAGGTTCTGCTCCTGGAGGGCGTCAGCCGCAGTGCGCTGGATACCTTCCGCCAGGCCGGTTACACCCAGATCGAGTTCCACGAGAAGTCGCTGCCCGAGGACGAGCTGCGCGAACGCATCGCCGATGCGCATATCGTCGGCATCCGCTCACGTACCCACCTCAGCGCCGAGGTGCTGGCCGAGGCCCGACGCCTGATCGCCGTGGGCTGCTTCTGCATCGGAACCAACCAGGTGGATTCGGCCGAGGCCGAGCGGCTGGGCGTCCCCGTCTTCAACGCGCCCTACTCCAACACCCGCAGCGTGGCCGAACTGGTCATCGCCGAAACGATCATGCTGATGCGCCGCATCCCGGAGAAGAACGCCGAATGCCACCGCGGCGGCTGGTCGAAGTCGGCCGCGGGCAGCTTCGAGGTGCGCGACAAGGTGCTCGGCATCGTCGGCTATGGCCACATCGGCACCCAGGTCGGCGTGCTGGCCGAATCGCTGGGCATGCGGGTGATCTTCCACGACATCGAAGCCAAACTCTCGCTCGGCAATGCACGCCCTGCCTCCAGCCTGGACGACCTGCTCGAGCGCGCCGACGTGGTGACCCTGCACGTGCCGGAAACCGCCCAGACCAAGCTGATGATCGGCGCGGCCGAAATCGCCCGGCTCCGCCCGGGCAGCATGCTGGTGAACGCCTCGCGCGGCACCGTCGTCGACATTGATGCGCTAGCTGCCGCGTTGCGCTCGAAGCATCTTGCCGGCGCCGCCATCGACGTCTTCCCCGTGGAGCCCAAGGGCAACGACGATCCGTTCGTGTCGCCGCTGGTCGGCATGGACAACGTGATCCTTACCCCGCACGTCGGCGGCAGCACCGGCGAAGCGCAGGAAAACATCGGCATCGAGGTCGCCTCCAAGCTGGTGCGCTACAGCGATAACGGCAGCACGCTGTCGGCCATCAACTTCCCCGAGGTGTCCCTGCCCGGCCACCCGACCAGCCGCCGCCTGTTGCATATCCACCGCAACATCCCCGGCGTGCTTTCCCGGGTGAACGAGGTGTTCTCGCGCGCGGCCGTGAACATCGACGGCCAGTACCTGCAGACCTCGGCGCAGGTCGGCTACGTGGTGATCGACGTCACCACCACCGAGGAACACGCCGCTGCATTGAAGGACGAACTGGCGGCCATCGACGGCACACTGCGGGCGCGCGTCCTCTACTGA
- a CDS encoding FAD-binding oxidoreductase, with amino-acid sequence MSDPRLTELARLLPGLKLSTDPGDLEHHGRDWTRRWTPAPIAIAYPADTTEVQGIVRWANDHHVAIVPSGGRTGLSGGAVAAAGELVVSLDRMNKVLDFNAVDRTLTVQPGIALEAVHNAAREHGLIYPVDFAARGSCQIGGNIATNAGGIRVIRYGNTRQWIAGLKVVTGSGELLDLNKGLVKNASGYDLRHLMIGSEGTLGIVVEATLALTSPPPASQVMLLAVPAMDALMKVFAEAQHRLRLEAFEFFTDRALEHVTAHGAQAPFAEAYPFYVVAEFDAADEKAEAAALAFFEQCMEEGWVVDGVISSSDAQAAALWRLREGITESLAAYKPYKNDISVRISRVPAFMAEMQALLAEGYPDFDVVWFGHIGDGNLHINVLKPEGLDYPAFVAQCEQVTALLVDTLARHEGSISAEHGIGLVKKPWLSSVRSPAEIALMAGIKKVLDPNGILNPGKLL; translated from the coding sequence ATGAGCGATCCGCGCCTGACTGAACTGGCCCGTCTGCTGCCCGGCCTGAAGCTATCCACCGACCCGGGCGACCTGGAGCACCACGGCCGCGACTGGACCCGGCGCTGGACCCCCGCGCCCATCGCCATCGCGTATCCGGCGGATACGACCGAGGTGCAGGGCATCGTGCGCTGGGCCAACGACCACCACGTGGCCATCGTGCCCTCCGGCGGCCGCACGGGCCTGTCCGGCGGTGCGGTCGCGGCGGCGGGTGAGCTGGTGGTGAGCCTGGACCGGATGAACAAGGTGCTCGACTTCAACGCCGTGGACCGCACGCTCACGGTGCAGCCCGGTATCGCCCTTGAGGCGGTGCACAACGCGGCCCGCGAGCACGGCCTCATCTATCCGGTGGACTTCGCCGCGCGAGGCTCCTGCCAGATCGGCGGCAACATCGCCACGAACGCGGGCGGCATCCGGGTGATCCGCTACGGCAACACCCGGCAGTGGATCGCCGGCCTGAAGGTGGTGACCGGCTCAGGCGAGCTGCTGGACCTCAACAAAGGCCTGGTGAAGAACGCCTCCGGCTATGACCTGCGCCACCTCATGATCGGTTCGGAAGGCACCCTGGGCATCGTCGTGGAAGCGACGCTGGCGCTTACGTCGCCGCCGCCGGCGTCGCAGGTGATGCTGCTCGCCGTGCCGGCGATGGATGCGCTGATGAAGGTATTTGCCGAAGCCCAGCACCGCCTGCGCCTGGAAGCCTTCGAGTTCTTCACCGACCGGGCGCTGGAACATGTGACGGCGCACGGGGCGCAGGCCCCGTTTGCCGAGGCGTACCCGTTCTACGTGGTCGCCGAATTCGATGCGGCGGACGAGAAGGCCGAGGCCGCCGCCCTGGCCTTCTTCGAGCAATGCATGGAGGAGGGCTGGGTCGTGGATGGCGTCATCTCGTCGTCCGACGCCCAGGCCGCCGCCTTGTGGCGGCTGCGCGAGGGCATCACCGAGAGCCTGGCGGCGTACAAGCCGTACAAGAACGATATTTCCGTGCGCATCTCGCGGGTCCCGGCGTTCATGGCCGAGATGCAGGCCCTGCTCGCCGAGGGCTATCCGGACTTCGATGTGGTCTGGTTCGGCCATATCGGCGACGGCAACCTGCACATCAACGTGCTCAAACCGGAGGGCCTGGACTACCCGGCGTTCGTCGCCCAGTGCGAGCAGGTGACGGCGCTGCTGGTGGACACCCTGGCCCGGCACGAGGGCAGCATCTCGGCCGAGCACGGCATCGGGCTGGTGAAAAAGCCCTGGCTAAGCAGCGTCCGCTCGCCTGCCGAGATCGCCCTGATGGCCGGGATCAAGAAGGTGCTGGACCCGAACGGCATCCTGAACCCCGGGAAGCTGCTTTGA
- the pip gene encoding prolyl aminopeptidase: MAPDATDLYPAIEPYDVGSLKVSDLHTLYYEQSGNPNGKPVVFLHGGPGGGTNPRCRRFFDPKKYRIVLFDQRGCGKSTPHAELTDNTTWDLVEDIERLRKHLGIDTWQVFGGSWGSTLALAYAQTHPKQVSELVLRGIFMLRRTELEWFYQGGCDQLYPDAWETYLSAIPPAEHGDLISAYHRRLTSPDAATRVAAARAWSVWEAATSYLYQDEGHMASSGEDEFALAFARIECHYFVNAGFFEVDGQLLRDVHKIRHIPTVIVQGRYDVVCPVRSAWDLHRAFPEAELRIVQDAGHSAFEPGITRELVRATNQFAK, encoded by the coding sequence ATGGCCCCGGACGCCACCGACCTGTACCCCGCGATCGAGCCCTACGATGTCGGCTCGCTCAAGGTCTCCGACCTGCACACGCTGTACTACGAGCAGAGCGGCAACCCGAACGGCAAGCCGGTGGTGTTCCTGCACGGCGGCCCGGGCGGCGGCACCAACCCGCGCTGCCGCCGCTTCTTCGACCCGAAGAAGTACCGCATCGTCCTGTTCGACCAGCGCGGCTGTGGCAAGTCCACCCCGCACGCCGAGCTCACCGACAACACCACGTGGGATCTCGTCGAAGATATCGAGCGCCTGCGCAAGCACCTGGGCATCGATACCTGGCAGGTCTTCGGTGGCTCGTGGGGTTCCACGCTGGCGCTGGCCTACGCCCAGACCCACCCGAAGCAGGTGAGCGAACTGGTGCTGCGTGGCATCTTCATGCTCCGCCGCACCGAGCTGGAGTGGTTCTACCAGGGCGGTTGCGACCAGCTTTACCCGGATGCGTGGGAAACCTATCTCTCGGCCATCCCGCCGGCCGAGCATGGCGACCTGATCAGCGCCTACCATCGCCGCCTCACCAGCCCGGACGCCGCCACGCGCGTCGCCGCGGCGCGTGCATGGTCGGTGTGGGAAGCGGCGACGAGCTATCTCTACCAGGACGAAGGCCACATGGCCTCGAGTGGTGAAGACGAGTTCGCGCTCGCGTTTGCCCGCATCGAATGCCATTACTTCGTCAATGCCGGCTTCTTCGAAGTGGACGGCCAGCTGCTGCGTGACGTGCACAAGATCCGGCATATCCCGACGGTGATTGTGCAGGGCCGCTACGACGTGGTCTGCCCGGTGCGCAGTGCGTGGGACCTGCACCGTGCCTTCCCGGAAGCCGAGCTGCGCATCGTCCAGGACGCGGGCCATTCCGCGTTCGAGCCGGGCATCACCCGCGAGCTCGTCCGCGCCACCAACCAGTTCGCCAAATAA
- a CDS encoding lamin tail domain-containing protein, producing MRSTKQQRALWAALAGLMAASSLQAADLSITQFRVRGPAGGNDEFVEVQNSGTAPLDVSGYKLNASNNAGTTGTRFTFPAGVTIAPGCYLLLANTASSGYSGSVAFDQKYSTGVTDDGGLALLDASGTVIDQVGLSAGSAYKLGTPLASLGSTNADQGYGRKTSAAGFPQSTGDNSADWVKVAPTTPHNSASTCVAQGPSLSIADASVSLRNADDVPMPFTVTLSQAGAADVTVHAATADDTATVAAGDYDAVNTDLTIPAGQTTATVTVNVHGAKAAGADKAFKVNLTNASGGVALAKPTAVGAILNEIPVAAEIWQITGQGQVSPLLGKRVATTGNIVTAVGPAGFTIQTPDSRADNDPLTSNGIYVFTSTAPTVKAGDQVNVEATVDNYFNLPELKNATITTTLHGARLPTAVVFNDKVPSNDPNALSCGTTNYQCFVGMRVTINNGMITTGNLRFSNEPFAEVYITANGQRSLRKPGVRYTVPVPDGVNLPNWSGNPEVLKMNTADFGAVPVNTPYNAGTTFKAEGVISYAFGAYTFIPSKITITKANPLPRPVDNKPFYAVRVGAFNMERFCDSDFNTTFTCSGGSTEPTPDEVKLKTQRLSAYVGSVLKLPDILSVEEVKSLAVLQGLAKQLGDDYPAQYEAFLQPGHDPSGINVGFLVRTDRVRVVDVRQLDADATWDDGGTQSFLHDHPPLLLTADVPSIIGRMRINVISVHPKARQNVDKTGTTADRDRQKRFLQAQSLAKQVQALQTDRKNLLTPIMVVGDFNSYQFSDGFTDVVGLVSGKYDDSQNLLKLGKNIVKPALWNAVDSVPAQDRYSFLFTENFGNIQGQAPRSVPTHQVLDHALLNTVARGLFLQMEYGRGNLDAPVQTLDDAAKETGVKKALGSSDHDGFVVDLLTLPSILL from the coding sequence ATGCGTTCGACCAAACAGCAGCGCGCCCTGTGGGCGGCGCTCGCCGGCCTCATGGCCGCATCGTCGCTCCAGGCGGCGGATCTTTCCATCACCCAGTTCCGCGTCCGCGGCCCCGCTGGCGGCAACGACGAATTCGTCGAAGTCCAGAACAGCGGCACGGCCCCGCTGGATGTGTCGGGCTACAAGCTCAACGCGTCCAACAACGCAGGCACGACGGGCACCCGCTTCACCTTCCCCGCTGGCGTGACCATCGCGCCGGGCTGCTACCTCCTGCTGGCAAATACGGCAAGTTCCGGCTACTCCGGCAGCGTCGCGTTCGACCAGAAGTATTCGACCGGCGTGACCGATGACGGCGGCCTCGCGCTGCTGGATGCCTCGGGCACGGTGATCGACCAGGTTGGCCTGAGCGCCGGCTCGGCCTACAAGCTGGGCACGCCGCTGGCGAGCCTGGGCAGCACCAACGCCGACCAGGGCTACGGCCGCAAGACCAGCGCCGCCGGGTTCCCGCAGTCCACCGGCGATAACTCCGCCGACTGGGTGAAGGTCGCACCGACCACCCCGCACAACAGCGCCAGCACCTGCGTGGCGCAGGGCCCCAGCCTGTCGATCGCCGATGCATCGGTGAGCCTGCGCAACGCCGATGACGTGCCGATGCCGTTCACCGTGACGCTGAGCCAGGCCGGCGCGGCGGACGTGACGGTGCATGCCGCGACCGCCGACGATACGGCCACCGTCGCCGCGGGCGACTACGACGCGGTGAACACCGACCTCACCATCCCGGCGGGCCAGACGACGGCCACCGTGACGGTGAACGTGCACGGTGCCAAGGCCGCTGGCGCGGACAAGGCGTTCAAGGTCAACCTGACCAACGCCTCGGGCGGCGTCGCCCTGGCCAAGCCCACCGCCGTGGGCGCCATCCTCAACGAGATCCCGGTCGCCGCCGAAATCTGGCAGATCACTGGCCAGGGCCAGGTGTCGCCGCTGCTCGGCAAGCGCGTGGCCACCACCGGCAACATCGTCACCGCGGTGGGCCCGGCCGGCTTCACCATCCAGACCCCGGACAGCCGCGCCGACAACGATCCGCTCACCTCCAACGGCATCTACGTGTTCACCAGCACGGCGCCGACGGTGAAGGCCGGTGACCAGGTGAATGTCGAAGCGACCGTCGACAACTACTTCAACCTGCCGGAACTGAAGAACGCCACCATCACCACCACCCTGCACGGCGCGCGCCTGCCGACCGCGGTGGTGTTCAACGACAAGGTGCCGTCGAACGATCCGAACGCCCTCTCCTGCGGCACGACGAACTACCAGTGCTTCGTGGGCATGCGCGTCACGATCAACAACGGCATGATCACCACCGGCAACCTGCGCTTCAGCAACGAGCCGTTCGCCGAGGTGTACATCACCGCCAACGGCCAGCGTTCGCTGCGCAAGCCGGGCGTCCGTTACACGGTGCCGGTGCCCGATGGCGTGAACCTGCCGAACTGGTCGGGTAACCCGGAAGTGCTGAAGATGAACACGGCCGATTTCGGCGCCGTGCCGGTCAACACGCCGTACAACGCCGGCACCACGTTCAAGGCCGAAGGCGTGATCTCGTACGCGTTTGGCGCGTACACCTTCATCCCCAGCAAGATCACCATCACCAAGGCCAACCCGCTTCCGCGCCCGGTCGACAACAAGCCGTTCTACGCCGTGCGCGTCGGCGCGTTCAACATGGAACGCTTCTGCGATTCGGACTTCAACACCACCTTCACCTGCAGCGGTGGCAGCACCGAGCCGACGCCGGACGAAGTGAAGCTGAAGACCCAGCGCCTGTCCGCGTATGTCGGCAGCGTGCTGAAGCTGCCGGATATCCTGTCGGTGGAAGAGGTGAAGAGCCTCGCCGTGCTCCAGGGCCTGGCCAAGCAGCTCGGTGATGACTACCCGGCGCAGTACGAAGCGTTCCTGCAGCCGGGCCACGACCCGAGCGGCATCAACGTCGGCTTCCTGGTTCGTACCGACCGCGTCCGCGTGGTGGATGTGCGCCAGCTCGACGCCGATGCCACCTGGGACGATGGCGGCACGCAGTCCTTCCTGCACGACCACCCGCCGCTGCTGCTCACGGCGGATGTGCCGTCGATCATCGGCCGCATGCGCATCAACGTGATCTCGGTGCACCCGAAGGCCCGCCAGAACGTCGACAAGACGGGCACCACGGCGGATCGCGACCGCCAGAAGCGCTTCCTCCAGGCCCAGTCGCTGGCCAAACAGGTGCAGGCGCTGCAGACCGACCGGAAGAACCTGCTCACCCCGATCATGGTGGTGGGTGACTTCAACTCGTACCAGTTCAGCGATGGCTTCACCGACGTGGTGGGCCTGGTCTCGGGCAAGTACGACGATAGCCAGAACCTGCTGAAGCTCGGCAAGAACATCGTGAAGCCGGCCCTGTGGAACGCCGTGGATTCGGTGCCCGCCCAGGATCGCTACTCGTTCCTGTTCACCGAGAACTTCGGCAACATCCAGGGCCAGGCCCCGCGCTCGGTGCCGACGCACCAGGTGCTGGACCACGCGCTGCTGAACACCGTGGCCCGTGGTCTGTTCCTGCAGATGGAATACGGCCGCGGCAACCTGGATGCCCCGGTGCAGACGCTGGATGATGCGGCCAAGGAAACCGGCGTGAAGAAGGCGCTGGGTTCGTCCGACCACGATGGTTTCGTGGTGGACCTGCTGACGCTACCGTCGATCCTGCTCTGA
- the upp gene encoding uracil phosphoribosyltransferase: MKIVEVRHPLIQHKLGLMRAAGISTKEFRELASEVAALLTYEATADMETECKMIQGWAGPVEVTHIKGKKVTIVPILRAGLGMLSGVLEMIPAAKVSVVGLQRDEETLQPVAYYEKLSGRMDERTAIIVDPMLATAGTLVATVDMLKAAGAKRIKGLFLVAAPEGLKRIEAAHPDIEIYVASIDDHLNELGYILPGLGDAGDKIFGTKQKAE, translated from the coding sequence ATGAAAATCGTCGAAGTCCGCCATCCCCTCATCCAGCACAAGCTCGGCCTGATGCGTGCCGCCGGCATCAGCACGAAGGAATTCCGTGAGCTGGCCTCCGAAGTGGCCGCCTTGCTGACGTACGAAGCCACGGCGGACATGGAAACCGAGTGCAAGATGATCCAGGGCTGGGCTGGCCCGGTGGAGGTCACGCACATCAAGGGCAAGAAGGTCACCATCGTGCCGATCCTGCGCGCGGGCCTCGGCATGCTCAGCGGCGTGCTGGAAATGATCCCCGCCGCCAAGGTGAGCGTGGTCGGCCTGCAGCGTGATGAAGAAACCCTGCAGCCGGTGGCGTACTACGAGAAGCTCAGCGGCCGCATGGATGAGCGCACCGCCATCATCGTGGACCCGATGCTCGCCACGGCCGGCACGCTGGTCGCGACGGTGGACATGCTGAAGGCGGCCGGCGCGAAGCGGATCAAGGGCCTGTTCCTCGTGGCCGCGCCGGAGGGCCTGAAGCGCATCGAGGCCGCCCACCCGGATATCGAGATCTACGTAGCCTCGATCGACGATCACCTGAACGAGCTGGGCTACATCCTCCCGGGCCTGGGCGACGCCGGCGACAAGATCTTCGGTACGAAACAAAAGGCGGAATAA
- a CDS encoding PsiF family protein, which translates to MRTQCRVVIVSILFVFAGSALAAQAKKDLTPQQQRMSTCNTQATGKKGDERKAFMSSCLKGEQPAAAPKMTQQDKMKKCNADASAKTLKGDERKTFMSTCLKG; encoded by the coding sequence ATGCGTACGCAGTGTCGTGTCGTTATCGTTTCCATCCTCTTCGTTTTCGCCGGTTCCGCGCTTGCGGCCCAGGCCAAGAAAGACCTGACACCGCAGCAGCAGCGGATGTCCACCTGCAACACCCAGGCCACCGGCAAAAAGGGTGACGAGCGCAAAGCCTTCATGTCCAGCTGCCTTAAAGGCGAGCAGCCGGCGGCCGCGCCCAAGATGACCCAGCAGGACAAGATGAAGAAGTGCAATGCCGACGCCTCCGCCAAGACCCTCAAGGGCGATGAGCGGAAGACGTTCATGAGCACGTGCCTGAAGGGTTGA
- a CDS encoding aminotransferase class III-fold pyridoxal phosphate-dependent enzyme, which yields MNVIGTLREMRDFGGKARTTGLPDATIERFAAHDASLRRAIEEAAVYHKALRADMDAFLRMDEADQIQHLQCGLVNFYPDDGVNPYVPAAAFGPWVVTLKGAVLHDDGGYGMLGFGHNPEHILEAMSRPQVMANVMTANVSQLRLCEALRKELGHVRGSNPYSHFLCLNSGSESVTLAGRIADVNARLMTDPGARHAGRTIKRLAVKGAFHGRTERPAIYSDSSRRNYQQHLASFRNEDTLITVEPYNVASLKAAFAEADRNGWFIEAMFLEPVMGEGDPGRALTPEFYAAARELTREHGTLLLVDSIQAGLRAHGVLSIIDYPGFETLDAPDLETFSKALNAGQYPLSVLAVSERVAGLYRKGIYGNTMTANPRALDVAVATMAELTDEVRTNIRERGKEFLQKLEGLKSELGGLITKVQGTGLLFSCELAPEFKCYGEGSTEEYMRERGIGVIHGGANSLRFTPHFRVTSAEVDLIIDEVRHALREGPRRAAEKAA from the coding sequence ATGAACGTCATTGGTACCCTGCGCGAGATGCGCGACTTCGGCGGCAAGGCCCGCACCACCGGCCTGCCCGACGCGACCATCGAACGCTTTGCGGCCCATGACGCCAGCCTGCGCCGTGCGATTGAAGAAGCCGCCGTGTATCACAAGGCGCTGCGCGCCGACATGGACGCCTTCCTGCGCATGGACGAAGCCGACCAGATCCAGCACCTGCAGTGCGGCCTGGTGAACTTCTATCCGGACGACGGCGTGAACCCGTACGTGCCGGCCGCGGCGTTCGGCCCTTGGGTCGTCACGCTGAAGGGCGCCGTGCTCCACGACGACGGCGGCTACGGCATGCTCGGCTTCGGCCACAACCCGGAACACATCCTCGAAGCGATGTCGCGCCCGCAGGTGATGGCCAACGTCATGACGGCCAACGTCTCGCAACTGCGCTTGTGCGAAGCCCTGCGCAAGGAGCTGGGCCATGTGCGCGGCAGCAACCCGTACTCGCATTTCCTGTGCCTGAATTCCGGCTCGGAATCGGTGACGCTGGCCGGCCGCATCGCCGACGTCAACGCGCGCCTGATGACCGACCCGGGTGCACGCCACGCCGGCCGCACCATCAAGCGGCTCGCGGTGAAGGGCGCCTTCCACGGCCGCACCGAGCGTCCGGCCATCTACTCGGATTCGTCGCGCCGCAATTACCAGCAGCACCTGGCCAGCTTCCGTAACGAAGACACGCTGATCACGGTGGAGCCGTACAACGTTGCTTCGCTGAAGGCCGCCTTCGCCGAAGCCGACCGCAACGGCTGGTTCATCGAAGCCATGTTCCTCGAGCCGGTGATGGGCGAAGGCGACCCGGGCCGCGCGCTGACGCCGGAGTTCTACGCCGCCGCCCGCGAGCTCACCCGTGAGCACGGCACCCTGCTGCTGGTCGATTCGATCCAGGCCGGCCTGCGTGCGCATGGCGTGCTGTCGATCATCGATTACCCGGGCTTCGAGACACTCGACGCGCCGGACCTGGAAACCTTCTCCAAGGCGCTGAACGCCGGCCAGTACCCGCTCTCCGTGCTGGCCGTCTCCGAGCGCGTCGCCGGCCTGTACCGCAAGGGCATCTACGGCAACACCATGACCGCCAACCCGCGCGCCCTGGATGTGGCCGTGGCGACCATGGCCGAGCTCACCGACGAGGTGCGCACCAACATCCGCGAGCGCGGCAAGGAATTCCTGCAGAAGCTTGAAGGCCTGAAGTCCGAACTCGGCGGCCTGATCACCAAGGTGCAGGGCACCGGCCTGCTGTTCTCCTGCGAGCTGGCCCCGGAGTTCAAGTGCTACGGCGAAGGCTCCACCGAGGAATACATGCGCGAGCGCGGCATCGGCGTGATCCACGGCGGCGCCAACTCCCTGCGCTTCACCCCGCACTTCCGCGTCACCAGCGCCGAGGTGGACCTGATCATCGACGAGGTGCGCCACGCCCTCCGCGAAGGCCCGCGCCGCGCGGCCGAAAAGGCCGCTTAA
- a CDS encoding ABC transporter ATP-binding protein — protein sequence MNQDTCIARLEGVHKRYGAVTALDGIDLTIHRGELLALLGPNGAGKTTSISLLLGLHRADSGTVSLFGRDPQDIDARRRIGVMLQSANLPPTLKVKELLRLTASYYPQPRSVAECAGLAGITDLLDRRYVALSGGQQRRVQFAMALAGHPELLFLDEPTVGMDITSRQALWASIRQLVASGASVVLTTHYLEEAEALADRVCVIAKGRVVSEGTVDALRAHVAVRRIRCITATPADTVAAWPEVDTVSLQQGRLNIATTQAEAVVRRLLAVDADLSELEVQRAGLAEAFTEITRDSEAADAAQEAA from the coding sequence ATGAACCAAGACACCTGCATCGCCCGCCTCGAAGGCGTCCACAAGCGGTACGGCGCGGTCACCGCGCTGGACGGCATCGACCTCACCATCCACCGCGGCGAGCTGCTCGCCCTGCTGGGCCCGAACGGGGCCGGCAAGACCACCAGCATCAGCCTCTTGCTTGGCCTGCACCGGGCGGACAGCGGCACCGTCAGCCTGTTCGGCCGTGACCCGCAGGACATCGACGCCCGCCGCCGGATCGGCGTCATGCTGCAGTCGGCCAACCTGCCGCCCACGTTGAAGGTGAAGGAACTGCTGCGCCTTACCGCCAGCTACTACCCCCAGCCGCGGTCCGTGGCCGAGTGCGCGGGCCTGGCCGGCATCACCGACCTGCTGGACCGCCGTTACGTCGCGCTGTCGGGCGGCCAGCAACGCCGGGTGCAGTTCGCCATGGCGCTGGCCGGCCATCCGGAACTGCTGTTCCTGGACGAGCCGACGGTCGGCATGGACATCACCTCGCGCCAGGCGCTGTGGGCGTCGATCCGCCAGCTGGTCGCCAGCGGCGCGTCGGTGGTGCTCACCACGCATTACCTGGAAGAAGCCGAAGCGCTGGCCGACCGGGTCTGCGTCATCGCCAAGGGCCGCGTCGTTTCCGAAGGCACCGTGGATGCCCTGCGCGCCCACGTCGCCGTGCGCCGCATCCGCTGCATCACCGCCACGCCCGCCGACACCGTCGCCGCGTGGCCGGAGGTCGACACCGTCTCGCTGCAGCAGGGGCGCCTGAATATCGCCACCACCCAGGCCGAAGCGGTCGTGCGTCGCCTGCTTGCCGTCGACGCCGACCTCAGCGAACTGGAAGTGCAGCGCGCCGGCCTGGCCGAAGCCTTTACCGAAATCACCCGCGACAGCGAAGCGGCCGATGCCGCGCAGGAGGCCGCATGA
- a CDS encoding ABC transporter permease, translated as MNVIDGTATPAMSTGQLVNAYVQEARAEIIRYLRLPGFLLPTMLFPSVFYLMFGIVLAAHNSPDATRFLLASYGTFGVMAPGLFGFGVSLAIDREHGLLTLKRALPMPPAAYLVGKMCMAMMMAAVVSVLMLCLAHFVGGVQLGAGNIAAFFVTEVLGVLPFCSLGLLVGTLAKGQSAPGLVNLIYLPMAFLSGLWFPLSMMPKVLQALGPIWPAYHLDQLALSAIGMGQGGEWIHVLVLVGFTAVFLSLAARRLRRVG; from the coding sequence ATGAACGTCATCGATGGCACCGCTACCCCGGCGATGAGCACCGGCCAGCTGGTCAACGCGTACGTGCAGGAAGCGCGCGCGGAAATCATCCGCTACCTGCGCCTGCCCGGGTTCCTGCTGCCGACCATGCTCTTCCCGTCGGTGTTCTACCTCATGTTCGGCATCGTGCTCGCCGCACACAACTCGCCGGACGCTACGCGCTTCCTGCTGGCCTCGTACGGCACCTTCGGTGTGATGGCACCGGGCCTGTTCGGCTTCGGCGTGTCGCTGGCGATCGACCGCGAGCACGGCCTGCTGACCCTGAAACGCGCCTTGCCGATGCCGCCGGCCGCCTACCTCGTGGGCAAGATGTGCATGGCGATGATGATGGCCGCGGTGGTGAGCGTATTGATGCTATGCCTGGCCCATTTCGTTGGCGGCGTGCAGCTGGGTGCCGGCAATATCGCCGCGTTCTTCGTCACCGAGGTGCTCGGCGTGCTGCCGTTCTGCTCGCTGGGCCTGCTGGTCGGCACGCTGGCGAAGGGGCAGAGCGCCCCCGGCCTGGTCAACCTGATCTACCTGCCGATGGCGTTCCTGTCCGGCCTGTGGTTCCCGCTGTCGATGATGCCCAAGGTGCTGCAGGCGCTTGGCCCCATCTGGCCGGCCTACCACCTGGACCAGCTGGCGCTCTCGGCGATCGGCATGGGGCAAGGCGGGGAGTGGATCCACGTGCTCGTGCTGGTCGGCTTCACGGCGGTGTTCCTTAGCCTGGCCGCCCGTCGCCTGCGCCGCGTCGGTTGA